In the Gossypium arboreum isolate Shixiya-1 chromosome 10, ASM2569848v2, whole genome shotgun sequence genome, one interval contains:
- the LOC108451303 gene encoding ankyrin repeat-containing protein BDA1-like has translation MDERMIEAAQTGDINLLYELILNDPYVLERIDDVPFFHTPLHVAASAGHIEFMLEMIKLKPTFARKLNQAGFSPMHLALQNHRTHAVLRLLRFDEGLVRVKGREDLTPLHHVVQNENLNLLKKFLEVCPQAIQDMTVRDETVFHLAVKNDMFEAFQVLVGWLMRSWYESPRWEKELLSWPDIDGNTVLHIAAIRNRPRVVKVLLEHMRQDQINAKNLEGLTALDIQSQYPWNERQADRIIVMLSKAGGLSGSSSSLPNTSISSLHIESLKDKMSRSQKWATRAGRGKKGMAHEMRNTFLVVTVLIITTTYEASLNPPMKPDDSPSIKYQVSSSQDEPLNSHTFLHKTDINSAPIPSPSSMDVSKEDDWTFETSSFWFYNTLTFWAAVFLTALLLPPHPIFSSLILLTLAFFGKSYMHLFDVSSWSWEHSFEFSNKDTHLLYDVASVCNVSFSILLVFLVEYQTMFYVCRSVNISKPKFFFLVLIVDIGYMVFMYGPV, from the exons ATGGATGAGAGGATGATAGAGGCTGCCCAAACAGGAGATATTAACCTCTTGTATGAGTTGATTCTGAATGATCCCTATGTTTTAGAGCGTATTGATGATGTGCCTTTTTTTCATACTCCATTGCATGTAGCTGCCTCTGCTGGGCATATTGAGTTTATGCTGGAGATGATCAAATTAAAGCCAACGTTTGCAAGAAAGCTAAACCAAGCTGGGTTTAGCCCCATGCACTTGGCTCTGCAAAATCACAGAACTCATGCAGTGCTTCGACTCCTCAGGTTTGATGAAGGCCTTGTCCGTGTCAAAGGTAGGGAGGACCTCACTCCTCTGCATCATGTGGTTCAAAATGAAAACTTGAATCTTTTGAAGAAGTTTCTTGAGGTTTGTCCTCAGGCTATTCAAGATATGACAGTTCGAGATGAGACGGTTTTCCATCTTGCTGTGAAAAACGACATGTTCGAAGCTTTCCAAGTCTTGGTGGGGTGGCTTATGAGAAGTTGGTATGAGTCTCCCCGATGGGAGAAAGAACTACTGAGTTGGCCAGACATTGACGGCAACACTGTTTTACACATTGCAGCTATCAGAAACAGACCACGG GTGGTAAAAGTATTGCTGGAACACATGCGGCAAGACCAAATCAATGCCAAAAATTTGGAGGGATTAACAGCACTAGATATCCAATCACAATACCCATGGAATGAAAGGCAAGCGGATAGGATTATAGTTATGCTAAGCAAAGCTGGAGGTTTGAGTGGTTCCTCTTCCTCGCTTCCCAATACCTCCATCTCTTCATTACACATCGAATCTTTAAAAGACAAGATGTCACGGTCTCAAAAATGGGCAACAAGAGCAGGTCGAGGAAAGAAGGGTATGGCACATGAGATGCGGAACACATTTCTAGTAGTGACAGTGCTAATTATAACAACCACTTACGAAGCCTCTTTAAATCCTCCAATGAAGCCTGATGACAGTCCATCCATAAAATACCAAGTCTCTTCAAGTCAAGATGAGCCTCTCAATTCCCACACATTTTTGCATAAAACCGACATCAATTCTGCACCCATACCCAGTCCCTCCTCAATGGACGTTTCCAAAGAAGATGATTGGACATTTGAAACCTCCTCATTTTGGTTTTACAACACTTTGACATTTTGGGCAGCAGTGTTTTTAACAGCACTTCTCCTACCACCTCATCCAATATTCTCTTCCTTGATTCTTCTAACACTTGCCTTCTTTGGGAAATCTTACATGCATTTATTTGATGTTTCCTCATGGTCATGGGAACATTCATTCGAGTTTTCCAATAAAGACACACACTTATTATATGATGTAGCCTCCGTTTGTAATGTTAGTTTCTCAATATTGCTGGTTTTCCTTGTAGAATACCAGACCATGTTTTATGTTTGCAGGAGCGTAAACATTTCCAAACCAAAATTCTTCTTCCTCGTACTGATCGTCGACATTGGCTACATGGTTTTTATGTATGGCCCAGTTTAG